One Lentibacillus cibarius DNA window includes the following coding sequences:
- a CDS encoding inositol monophosphatase family protein has translation MNMQERNAIYQLAREWVLEAGQAIRKRMNTPLTIETKADANDLVTTMDKDTEYFFMNNIKKVYPDHLIIGEEGYGDDVTSLDGTVWIIDPIDGTMNFVHQKRNFAISVGIYHDGVGEIGLIYDVMADHLYSAKKGEGAFKNDTPLTPLPDSKRFDETILGVNHFWLCENHLVNEKKMQELVRTVRGTRTYGSAALEFAYVAEGVMDGYITMGLSAWDIAAGIVIVNEVGGVTTTSFGEPINLLQSASVLTCNPVIHERIVNGFMLKGRK, from the coding sequence ATGAATATGCAAGAACGTAACGCAATTTACCAATTGGCAAGAGAATGGGTACTGGAAGCGGGGCAAGCTATAAGGAAACGCATGAATACCCCGTTGACCATTGAAACAAAAGCTGACGCCAATGACCTAGTGACTACAATGGACAAGGATACGGAATATTTTTTCATGAATAATATAAAAAAGGTCTATCCGGATCATTTGATTATCGGTGAAGAAGGTTATGGCGATGATGTGACATCCCTTGATGGAACCGTCTGGATTATTGATCCGATTGACGGGACGATGAATTTTGTCCATCAAAAGAGAAATTTCGCCATTTCTGTAGGCATTTACCATGATGGCGTCGGAGAAATCGGTCTGATTTATGATGTTATGGCCGATCATTTATATAGCGCGAAAAAAGGAGAAGGTGCGTTTAAAAACGACACACCATTAACACCGCTTCCTGATAGTAAAAGGTTTGATGAAACTATTTTGGGTGTGAATCACTTTTGGCTTTGTGAGAATCATCTCGTTAATGAAAAAAAGATGCAGGAACTAGTAAGGACGGTAAGAGGAACAAGAACATATGGGTCGGCAGCGCTCGAATTTGCCTATGTTGCAGAAGGAGTGATGGATGGATACATAACCATGGGGCTGTCTGCATGGGATATAGCAGCAGGAATTGTTATTGTCAATGAGGTGGGTGGTGTGACAACCACTTCATTTGGTGAACCAATCAACCTGTTACAGAGTGCTTCTGTATTAACCTGCAACCCGGTTATCCATGAAAGGATTGTTAATGGCTTTATGCTGAAGGGAAGAAAGTGA
- a CDS encoding YktB family protein produces MEFTGFNKADFDVFTIDGLDERMKALKERIQPKFKTIGDELAGPVSDMTGKEMYVHIAKHARRTKNPPNDTWMAFCHDKRGYKKHPHFQIGLFDDHLFMWLAYIYELPGKENIAKTFLSHTTDIRASLPAHYVVSLDHTKKEAESLETIDLEKALTRLQNVKKAEFLIGRHFRPDDPVLQDRERFLHEAQTTFSTLTPLYNISMDQ; encoded by the coding sequence ATGGAATTCACAGGGTTTAATAAAGCAGATTTTGACGTCTTTACAATCGATGGCCTTGATGAACGTATGAAGGCGCTAAAAGAACGTATACAACCAAAATTCAAGACGATTGGGGATGAGCTTGCAGGACCTGTCTCAGACATGACAGGTAAAGAAATGTATGTACATATTGCCAAACATGCCAGAAGGACAAAGAATCCGCCAAACGATACGTGGATGGCCTTTTGTCACGACAAAAGAGGGTACAAGAAACACCCCCATTTCCAGATTGGGCTTTTTGATGATCATTTGTTTATGTGGCTAGCCTATATTTATGAACTCCCCGGAAAAGAAAATATCGCGAAGACCTTTTTAAGTCATACTACCGACATCCGTGCGTCATTACCAGCACACTATGTGGTTTCCCTCGATCATACGAAAAAAGAAGCAGAAAGTCTGGAGACCATTGACCTTGAGAAAGCATTAACACGGCTTCAGAATGTCAAAAAAGCTGAATTTCTAATAGGTAGGCATTTCCGCCCGGATGATCCTGTCCTACAAGACCGGGAACGTTTTTTACATGAAGCACAAACCACTTTCAGCACATTGACACCGCTGTATAATATTTCAATGGATCAATGA
- a CDS encoding YhcN/YlaJ family sporulation lipoprotein, with protein MLTRAGILSLLSLSVVLFGCQQNDEERSMPEETENNRYIQVEDSHPQEKQNLSNNEIATHLANIAGNVPDVHDATSVVAGPYAVVGIDVDKDLDRSRVGSIKYAVLEALQKDPYGKTAVVVADGDVVERIRSMGDKISQGYPVQGFIDELAAIVGRYMPDFPINEDRPKERDQNKKSIPKDDKKQLDDVEEEQSNHHNKE; from the coding sequence ATGCTAACACGCGCAGGAATACTATCGCTACTAAGTCTTTCCGTGGTCCTTTTCGGTTGTCAACAAAATGATGAAGAACGATCAATGCCTGAGGAAACAGAAAATAATCGTTATATCCAAGTAGAAGATTCACACCCACAAGAAAAACAAAACCTGTCCAATAATGAAATAGCCACCCATTTAGCCAATATTGCCGGGAATGTGCCTGACGTTCATGACGCTACTTCCGTTGTAGCAGGACCATATGCCGTCGTTGGGATTGATGTGGACAAAGATTTAGACCGATCCCGGGTTGGTTCCATCAAATACGCTGTGCTTGAAGCTCTACAAAAGGACCCCTATGGAAAGACAGCCGTCGTTGTTGCTGATGGGGACGTTGTTGAACGCATCCGATCGATGGGTGATAAGATTTCACAAGGCTATCCTGTACAGGGATTTATTGATGAATTAGCAGCGATTGTAGGGAGATATATGCCTGATTTTCCAATCAATGAGGACCGCCCCAAAGAACGGGATCAAAACAAAAAATCTATCCCGAAAGATGACAAAAAACAATTGGATGATGTGGAAGAGGAACAATCCAACCACCATAATAAAGAATAA
- a CDS encoding YlaH-like family protein yields MDSNYSFIFDLVISYRDSINVFWTFYIINLILSAIAYKLGFARRLPILKSVLVYIMLAFGMLILNFFSLVGYPVTDSLIAICLVLGIYRYRLHLQRKSENKEPVK; encoded by the coding sequence ATGGATAGCAATTACAGTTTTATTTTTGATTTAGTTATAAGTTATCGTGACAGCATAAACGTTTTTTGGACATTTTACATCATCAATTTGATTTTATCGGCAATTGCATACAAACTAGGCTTTGCTCGACGGCTGCCGATATTGAAATCAGTCTTGGTCTATATCATGCTTGCTTTTGGAATGCTCATATTAAACTTTTTCAGCTTAGTCGGTTACCCGGTGACGGACAGTTTGATTGCTATTTGCCTTGTTCTGGGGATTTACCGGTACCGTCTTCATTTGCAGCGGAAGTCAGAAAACAAGGAACCGGTTAAATAA
- a CDS encoding YlaI family protein: MKVKCVLCDAIHDIKDDSLQAKRLRNRRIRMYLCDECDGRIYDKTQKRHATGKFQLYNGHKKKKDLI, from the coding sequence ATGAAAGTAAAATGTGTACTATGTGATGCTATACATGATATAAAAGATGACTCGCTGCAGGCCAAACGCCTGCGCAACCGAAGAATTCGCATGTATCTATGTGATGAGTGTGACGGGCGAATTTATGACAAAACCCAAAAACGTCATGCAACAGGCAAATTCCAGCTATATAATGGACACAAGAAAAAGAAAGATCTTATTTAA
- a CDS encoding DUF5325 family protein translates to MQKLNIPMLLLATLVISMFVLVGISIAFRSIWLILLFLLLGFLFMGFGLFLKRKRK, encoded by the coding sequence ATGCAAAAACTTAACATACCAATGCTATTATTGGCGACACTCGTCATATCCATGTTCGTTCTTGTCGGCATATCCATCGCATTTCGGAGTATTTGGCTCATACTTTTGTTCTTGTTGCTCGGATTTTTATTCATGGGTTTCGGTCTATTCCTGAAACGCAAAAGAAAGTGA